Proteins encoded within one genomic window of Cucumis sativus cultivar 9930 chromosome 3, Cucumber_9930_V3, whole genome shotgun sequence:
- the LOC101206492 gene encoding cyclic nucleotide-gated ion channel 1 — protein sequence MSKCMGSQMPKSVRFGGYPYKSRLSPGSILESIETRFSSISDWFRRIITILGFKHSGDQSAKKPKFWKKILDPHKQFLQQWNKIFVLSSVIAVAVDPLFFYVPVLDGKDQCLTMDRQLMIIACVLRSFIDLFYLLHMIFEFRTGYLPPSLPVFGTGELIKDPAKIAKKYLFSNFLIDFLSIIPLPQLLVLVIIPAAKGPIPLKTKDAMKMAILLQYIPRLLRIYPLYREVTRTSGILTETAWSGAAFNLLIYMLASHVVGAVWYLLSIERQAKCWIQACKEDDINCTGEFLYCGTHKRNAYPSINKTCFPKESEDGKDGFEFGIYAEALKFNLTDTMSFRRKFCYSFWWALRNVGSSGQNLEVSHFMGEVFFAVFIAILGLVLFAFLISNIQKYLQSATVKIEQMRINRRDAEHWMAHRMLPDELRYRIRRYDQYKWQLNRGVKEEELISNFPKDLRRDIKRHLCLAHLKKVPLFSSMDKQLLDAMCEYLRPVLFTEKSFIMQEGDPIDMMLFIMKGKMATIIGCDWKNDLYSDTLNAGDFCGEELVHWAMDPTTNPSSLPISKRTVETLTEVEAFALKANELKFVTSQFHSQQLNSKYFQFSVRFYSHQWKVWAAYKIQEAWHDYRERKRRGGGEGRFQDALAEIVGPWTSFNATLYASIFISHLLQVVQRNPQHTPQFTRVMTLPPPPKPEDEQNNPNFTILDH from the exons ATGTCCAAGTGTATGGGTTCTCAGATGCCAAAATCTGTGAG ATTTGGAGGTTACCCATACAAAAGCAGACTGTCTCCAGGGTCAATATTGGAAAGCATAGAGACAAGATTTTCAAGTATTTCTGATTGGTTTAGAAGAATAATTACAATCTTAGGCTTCAAGCATTCAGGTGATCAGTCAgcaaagaaaccaaaattttggaagaaaattcTTGATCCACATAAGCAATTTCTTCAGCAATGGAACAAGATATTTGTGCTCTCCTCTGTCATAGCAGTAGCTGTGGATCCTCTCTTCTTTTACGTCCCAGTGCTCGATGGAAAAGATCAATGCCTAACCATGGACCGACAACTTATGATCATTGCTTGTGTTCTTCGTTCATTCATCGACTTATTTTATCTACTCCACATGATCTTTGAATTTCGAACCGGTTATCTCCCCCCATCTTTACCGGTTTTTGGAACTGGTGAATTAATCAAAGATCCagcaaaaatagcaaagaaATATCTTTTCTCAAACTTCTTGATCGATTTCTTATCCATTATCCCATTACCTCag CTTTTGGTATTAGTAATCATACCTGCAGCGAAAGGCCCTATTCCCTTGAAAACGAAGGATGCCATGAAAATGGCAATTCTTTTGCAATATATTCCAAGACTTCTCCGAATATATCCACTATACAGAGAAGTAACCAGAACTTCTGGCATACTGACAGAAACAGCTTGGAGTGGAGCTGCCTTCAATCTCCTCATTTATATGCTAGCTAGTCAT GTAGTTGGTGCCGTTTGGTATTTGTTATCAATAGAACGACAAGCCAAATGCTGGATCCAAGCATGCAAGGAAGATGACATTAACTGTACTGGAGAGTTTTTGTACTGTGGAACTCATAAAAGGAATGCGTACCCATCTATAAACAAGACTTGCTTTCCTAAAGAGTCTGAGGACGGAAAAGACGGCTTTGAGTTTGGGATATATGCTGAAGCCCTTAAGTTTAACTTAACCGATACTATGAGTTTTCGCCGTAAATTCTGCTATTCCTTTTGGTGGGCTCTACGAAATGTTGG CTCTAGTGGACAAAATCTTGAAGTAAGCCATTTCATGGGAGAGGTTTTTTTTGCTGTCTTCATTGCCATCCTTGGTTTGGTTTTATTCGCGTTTCTCATTAGCAATATTCAG AAATATCTGCAGTCAGCAACTGTTAAAATAGAGCAGATGAGAATTAACCGAAGAGATGCTGAGCATTGGATGGCACACCGTATGCTCCCAGACGAGTTGAGGTATCGTATTCGACGATATGATCAGTACAAATGGCAGCTAAATAGAGGAGTTAAGGAAGAGGAACTCATCAGTAACTTTCCTAAAGACCTCAGAAGAGACATCAAACGCCACCTTTGCTTGGCCCATCTTAAGAAA GTGCCACTTTTTAGCAGCATGGATAAACAACTGTTGGACGCAATGTGCGAATATCTTAGGCCAGTGTTATTCACAGAGAAGAGCTTCATTATGCAAGAGGGTGACCCAATTGATATGATGCTATTTATCATGAAAGGAAAGATGGCTACCATTATTGGTTGTGATTGGAAAAACGACCTGTACTCGGACACTCTTAATGCTGGCGATTTCTGTGGTGAAGAGCTAGTTCATTGGGCAATGGATCCCACCACTAACCCTTCTTCTCTTCCCATTTCAAAAAGAACAGTTGAAACTCTAACTGAGGTTGAAGCCTTTGCTCTAAAGGCTAATGAGCTGAAATTTGTAACCAGTCAGTTCCACTCCCAGCAACTCAATAGCAAGTACTTCCAATTCTCAGTGAG GTTCTACTCTCATCAATGGAAAGTTTGGGCAGCCTACAAAATACAAGAAGCTTGGCACGATTACCGCGAAAGAAAGCGGAGGGGGGGTGGAGAAGGTAGATTTCAAGATGCATTGGCTGAAATAGTTGGCCCCTGGACGAGCTTTAACGCCACCCTATATGCATCCATATTCATATCCCATCTACTGCAGGTGGTGCAGAGAAATCCCCAGCACACTCCCCAATTCACACGAGTGATGACTCTACCGCCACCCCCGAAGCCAGAAGATGAGCAAAACAACCCAAACTTCACCATCTTGgatcattaa